Proteins encoded by one window of Methanomassiliicoccaceae archaeon:
- a CDS encoding HAD family hydrolase, with translation MHIQNKEPEGTVLKYGTYIFDFDNTLFDTRGGYEACYRKAFGIFGIAYDPSKYYQYIRTPLHAIFEKHYPGCPCKYREFVAEFMKEAENSVVDTAIPFPETIECIERLADSGKKMAIVSGSSESYINDILNNNGLRGHFGTVVGYENSLRPKPDPYPINLCLKNLSTGPNDCVYVGDSPDDITAAKRAGIGKILVNRHGGDWESEADHIISDLIELLG, from the coding sequence GTGCACATACAGAATAAAGAGCCTGAGGGAACTGTTTTGAAATACGGCACCTACATTTTCGATTTTGACAATACTCTGTTCGACACCCGAGGGGGATATGAAGCATGCTACAGGAAAGCGTTCGGGATATTCGGCATCGCCTATGACCCTTCGAAATATTACCAGTATATCAGAACGCCTCTACATGCGATATTCGAAAAACACTATCCTGGATGTCCGTGCAAGTACCGTGAGTTCGTGGCCGAGTTCATGAAGGAGGCGGAGAACTCCGTAGTCGATACGGCCATTCCTTTTCCGGAAACGATAGAATGCATCGAAAGGCTGGCGGACTCGGGAAAGAAGATGGCGATCGTGTCCGGTTCGTCCGAGTCGTATATCAACGACATTCTGAATAACAACGGCCTTAGGGGCCACTTCGGGACGGTCGTCGGGTACGAGAACAGTTTGCGCCCTAAACCTGACCCGTATCCGATCAACCTCTGCCTTAAAAACCTCAGCACCGGGCCCAACGACTGTGTTTATGTAGGGGACAGCCCGGACGACATCACGGCGGCGAAACGCGCCGGCATCGGCAAGATACTCGTCAACCGCCATGGTGGCGATTGGGAAAGCGAAGCGGACCATATAATTTCGGACCTTATCGAACTATTGGGATGA
- a CDS encoding Hsp70 family protein, producing the protein MKVGIDLGTTYSTIAYYDKDSCEAVIIPDAHGNLLTPSVICFCPDGTIHVGETAKSLQSRGEGIIAASFKRAMGDTQYSMTAYGARYSAEDLSAMLLRYLIAGAEARTGHKIDSAVITVPAYFNDFQRTATIRAGEKCGIDVLKIVNEPTAAAVSYGYNNAGNKTVMVYDLGGGTFDITVVRIENRNINVLGTEGNHILGGKDWDQAIMSYFCGKFNDEFNIDLRDCESAKNKLIVVAEDLKKELSEADCVITHLEYEGDAADYTLTRDQFNDMTEPLFDSTLEVCERVLADIRLEWKDIDEILLVGGSTRLPGIPGRLARISGRKVIKHADTDLAVAKGAALTAYLFGIEGRKPMGVTDVTSHSLGALSVREDGKKFINEIMIKRNSSVPSSVRKPFRIEPGNLTDSIELFTLQGESRNPLDCVILARMKISGIMNNGEGVVVEIGYNYDENGVVCISAFQNGSELAVESETLPGDISWMGGRPENRPSNAPVQKNIVIAMDISRSMKDEPLGKAKKAMSRFIREVADVNTKFGLIVFGDKTIVVRDLTLDRYAIARSIEGLQLKMAGRGTDASPFKEARRMLMGKAGNNIIVVLTDGKWGNRDMAVIQAMECRMDGITTVAVGYGEADRSFLRQIATADEDVLFTTIDQLGDTFGTIATAVSSGGIGLCDIEKG; encoded by the coding sequence ATGAAGGTAGGTATTGACCTCGGGACAACCTACTCAACGATAGCTTATTACGATAAGGACAGCTGCGAGGCTGTCATAATCCCCGACGCACACGGTAACTTACTTACTCCTTCCGTAATCTGTTTCTGCCCTGATGGAACGATTCACGTCGGTGAGACTGCAAAAAGCTTGCAGTCTCGGGGGGAGGGCATTATTGCAGCCTCGTTCAAACGCGCAATGGGCGACACCCAATATTCTATGACTGCATACGGCGCAAGGTACTCGGCAGAAGACCTTTCCGCCATGTTGCTGAGATATCTTATTGCCGGCGCCGAGGCGAGGACCGGACATAAAATTGATTCTGCAGTTATAACGGTACCCGCATACTTCAATGATTTTCAGAGAACCGCCACCATCAGGGCCGGCGAGAAATGCGGGATTGATGTTCTTAAGATCGTCAACGAGCCTACTGCCGCGGCCGTTTCGTACGGATACAACAACGCAGGCAACAAAACAGTAATGGTATACGACCTCGGAGGAGGCACTTTCGACATAACCGTCGTCCGCATCGAAAACAGGAACATAAACGTACTTGGCACGGAAGGAAACCACATTCTCGGCGGAAAAGACTGGGACCAGGCGATAATGTCGTATTTCTGCGGAAAGTTCAATGACGAGTTTAACATCGATCTCAGGGACTGTGAATCTGCAAAGAACAAACTGATAGTGGTCGCCGAGGACCTTAAGAAGGAACTGTCTGAAGCCGATTGCGTCATAACCCACCTTGAATATGAGGGCGATGCCGCCGATTATACGCTCACCAGGGACCAGTTCAACGATATGACCGAGCCTCTTTTCGATTCGACCCTGGAAGTCTGCGAAAGGGTGCTGGCAGATATTAGGTTAGAATGGAAGGATATTGACGAGATCCTCCTCGTCGGGGGTTCTACAAGACTCCCCGGCATTCCGGGCCGCCTGGCCAGAATATCCGGGAGGAAGGTGATCAAGCACGCTGACACCGACTTGGCGGTTGCCAAGGGCGCCGCGCTGACCGCATATCTTTTCGGAATCGAAGGCAGGAAGCCCATGGGCGTGACCGATGTCACTTCCCACAGCCTCGGGGCCCTTTCTGTAAGGGAAGACGGCAAGAAATTCATCAACGAAATAATGATAAAACGCAACTCCAGCGTCCCATCGTCGGTTAGGAAGCCCTTCAGGATCGAACCGGGGAACCTGACCGACAGCATCGAGCTCTTCACGCTACAGGGCGAATCGCGCAATCCGCTGGACTGTGTGATCCTTGCAAGGATGAAGATATCCGGGATAATGAACAACGGAGAGGGCGTTGTCGTCGAGATAGGGTACAATTACGACGAGAACGGAGTTGTATGCATATCAGCTTTCCAAAACGGGAGCGAGCTGGCAGTGGAATCCGAAACGCTGCCCGGAGATATATCATGGATGGGGGGACGTCCTGAAAACAGACCTTCCAACGCCCCGGTCCAGAAGAACATTGTCATTGCGATGGACATTTCACGCAGTATGAAGGACGAGCCGCTGGGAAAGGCTAAGAAGGCAATGTCCAGATTCATCAGGGAGGTCGCCGATGTAAACACCAAATTCGGATTGATTGTTTTCGGCGACAAGACGATAGTCGTCAGGGATCTCACTCTGGACCGCTACGCTATAGCCCGCTCGATAGAGGGCCTGCAATTAAAAATGGCCGGGAGGGGTACCGATGCCTCTCCGTTCAAAGAAGCGCGGAGGATGCTGATGGGCAAGGCGGGCAACAATATCATAGTGGTCCTTACCGACGGGAAGTGGGGGAACAGAGACATGGCCGTAATTCAGGCCATGGAATGCCGTATGGACGGGATCACGACCGTGGCTGTCGGTTACGGGGAAGCCGACAGGTCGTTCCTCAGGCAGATCGCAACGGCCGACGAGGATGTGCTATTTACAACGATCGATCAGTTGGGAGATACTTTCGGAACTATAGCCACTGCGGTGAGCTCCGGCGGAATAGGGCTGTGCGACATTGAAAAGGGATGA
- a CDS encoding metalloregulator ArsR/SmtB family transcription factor → MENYDRDICDVHVTHQDVVELVRKSIPKEEDVFRLSEFFSLFGDSTRVKILMALEVSEMCVCDIGASLMMSDSAVSHQLKALKRSRLIKSRRDGKFVYYSLCDDHVKSIIDFASEHLGEEK, encoded by the coding sequence ATGGAAAATTACGATCGAGATATCTGCGATGTGCACGTGACACATCAGGACGTTGTAGAACTTGTAAGAAAAAGCATACCCAAAGAGGAGGATGTTTTCAGGCTTTCCGAGTTCTTCAGCCTGTTCGGCGACAGCACCAGGGTCAAGATATTGATGGCGCTGGAAGTGAGCGAGATGTGTGTTTGCGACATCGGCGCATCTCTGATGATGTCGGATTCTGCAGTCTCCCACCAACTTAAGGCGCTTAAAAGGTCCAGGCTCATCAAATCCCGCAGGGACGGAAAATTCGTATACTACTCGCTTTGCGACGACCACGTCAAATCGATAATCGACTTCGCGTCCGAGCATCTGGGGGAGGAGAAATGA
- a CDS encoding MFS transporter yields the protein MGEPSVRSEKLLLLAVAVAVLMDGMDGSIVNVALPSIAISLGTDTASASWVTVVYFMMLAGLILFFGRIADRGAVRKVFVSGFAIFTLASLFCGISDSLNMLLVSRAVQGVGGAMMAAGAPMLCVKYVSRSKLGLALSVATLGSAMGYAVGPALGGILTDMLSWHWIFLINIPICALAIPLAMYVIPKDGPVEKRSLDFPGTAFLFGAIITGIYALEISGSPGSGDFFFIALVACLILLVLFIIRELKFHRPLIDVRIFKSRTFDFMFLAFMLYNLAYMGIFYLLPFYMDLSLGFSSSKTGLYLLIPSAITAIICLPLGRWSDRKGRRWFAVAACLCLVAFNVLLWLMNVTHDLWTLIPIVVLMGVSWGLAGGPMGGRVVEHAPKGNDGMGSSVMSMSIYLGGGLGTALFAAFFSITSGAPGKSFSLLSIPEFTSGFSAALLLAIVISMITVLMSFAVKDSDTVPLEADTSETDDGKRTV from the coding sequence ATGGGTGAGCCGTCCGTACGTTCCGAAAAGCTTCTGCTTCTGGCTGTTGCCGTAGCGGTGCTGATGGACGGCATGGACGGCAGCATAGTGAACGTGGCCCTTCCGTCGATCGCAATAAGCCTCGGGACGGATACCGCGTCCGCATCGTGGGTGACCGTCGTATATTTCATGATGCTCGCCGGGCTTATCCTTTTCTTTGGAAGGATCGCGGACCGTGGCGCCGTACGTAAGGTCTTCGTATCCGGCTTTGCCATATTCACATTGGCGTCGCTCTTTTGCGGAATCTCGGATTCGCTTAACATGTTGCTGGTTTCCAGAGCCGTACAAGGCGTAGGCGGGGCGATGATGGCCGCTGGGGCACCGATGTTATGCGTCAAATATGTGTCCAGGAGCAAATTGGGCCTCGCTCTGAGCGTGGCGACCCTTGGCAGTGCAATGGGATATGCCGTAGGTCCGGCATTGGGCGGCATCTTGACAGATATGCTTTCATGGCACTGGATATTTCTCATAAACATCCCCATCTGCGCCCTGGCGATACCCCTTGCCATGTACGTCATACCTAAAGACGGCCCTGTGGAGAAAAGGTCCCTGGATTTCCCCGGCACTGCATTTCTTTTCGGCGCTATAATTACAGGAATATATGCCCTGGAAATAAGCGGGAGTCCGGGCTCGGGAGACTTTTTCTTCATTGCGCTTGTGGCATGCCTGATACTGCTTGTGCTTTTCATCATACGGGAGCTGAAGTTTCACAGACCGCTCATCGACGTGCGGATCTTCAAGTCCCGGACATTCGACTTTATGTTTTTGGCTTTCATGCTTTACAACCTTGCCTACATGGGAATATTCTATCTCTTGCCGTTCTACATGGACCTTAGCTTGGGATTCTCGTCCAGCAAGACGGGGCTTTATCTGTTGATACCTTCCGCCATAACTGCCATAATTTGCCTGCCGCTCGGCAGGTGGTCTGACCGCAAGGGCAGAAGATGGTTCGCCGTGGCTGCCTGCCTGTGTCTCGTAGCTTTCAACGTCCTGCTGTGGCTGATGAATGTGACCCATGACCTCTGGACCCTTATTCCCATAGTGGTCCTGATGGGCGTATCGTGGGGATTGGCCGGCGGACCGATGGGGGGGCGCGTCGTCGAGCACGCCCCCAAAGGCAACGATGGAATGGGTTCTTCGGTGATGTCCATGTCCATCTATCTGGGAGGTGGCCTGGGAACGGCTCTCTTCGCGGCCTTCTTCTCGATCACATCCGGGGCCCCGGGCAAGAGCTTCTCGTTGCTAAGCATTCCCGAGTTCACCAGCGGATTCTCCGCAGCTTTGCTGCTTGCCATCGTCATCTCCATGATAACAGTGCTAATGTCCTTCGCCGTAAAGGACTCGGACACCGTTCCTTTGGAAGCCGATACATCCGAAACGGACGACGGGAAAAGAACCGTCTGA
- the pdxS gene encoding pyridoxal 5'-phosphate synthase lyase subunit PdxS, with protein sequence MDNNRHEINKEFARKLAGGVIMDVTTPEQAKIAENAGACAVMALERVPADIRAEGGVSRMSDPKMIRSIQEAVSIPVMAKCRIGHFVEAQVLEAIGIDCIDESEVLSPADDIYHINKTAFNSPFVCGARDLGEALRRISEGAAMIRTKGEAGTGDVVQAVSHMRMINSEIRYVKTVLEDELYETAKEMQVPLDLVKYVHKHGKLPVVNFAAGGVATPSDAALMMQLGSDGVFVGSGIFRSGDPAKRASAIVRAVANFDKPEIIAEVSYDIGKAMVGISMEELSLRGTKMADRGQ encoded by the coding sequence ATGGATAATAACAGGCACGAGATTAACAAGGAATTCGCAAGGAAACTGGCCGGCGGCGTGATAATGGACGTCACCACTCCTGAACAGGCAAAGATCGCAGAAAATGCGGGCGCCTGCGCAGTTATGGCCTTGGAGCGGGTACCTGCGGACATCCGAGCCGAGGGCGGGGTATCGAGGATGAGCGACCCGAAAATGATCAGGTCGATACAGGAAGCAGTATCTATACCGGTGATGGCCAAATGCCGCATCGGACACTTCGTCGAGGCCCAGGTCCTTGAAGCGATCGGCATAGACTGCATCGACGAAAGCGAAGTCCTTTCGCCCGCGGACGATATCTACCACATAAACAAGACTGCATTCAATTCACCGTTCGTCTGCGGAGCCAGAGACCTCGGCGAAGCCCTTAGAAGGATATCCGAGGGAGCCGCCATGATCCGGACGAAGGGAGAGGCGGGAACAGGCGACGTCGTCCAGGCCGTAAGCCACATGCGCATGATAAACTCCGAGATACGCTATGTAAAAACCGTGCTGGAAGACGAGCTGTACGAAACCGCAAAAGAGATGCAGGTCCCATTGGACCTGGTGAAGTACGTGCACAAACACGGAAAGCTGCCGGTCGTGAACTTCGCCGCAGGCGGAGTGGCAACTCCTTCGGACGCGGCTCTGATGATGCAGCTCGGCTCAGATGGTGTCTTCGTAGGCTCAGGCATATTCCGGTCCGGAGACCCGGCGAAACGCGCCTCGGCCATCGTGAGGGCGGTGGCCAACTTTGACAAGCCCGAAATAATCGCCGAAGTGTCATACGACATCGGAAAGGCGATGGTCGGAATAAGCATGGAAGAGCTGTCGCTCCGCGGTACAAAGATGGCAGACCGCGGTCAGTGA
- a CDS encoding HAD-IA family hydrolase yields the protein MKGYSLYIFDLDGTLVDSANGLVVSYRKALDKMGLLYDESCLAEFTREPLYATFSRFERPGIDYKTFEEVMFDEYRLSLDPNSFPFPDTRYALQRIADEGLPMCVATRSSSKRARNVMTIHKIIQYIDHTVGYDNVARQKPDPECLKVCMAHYSIRKDGVLFVGDGETDMMAAEAFGIDGALIDRNDLGGDCRCTYRIKSLRELF from the coding sequence ATGAAGGGATATTCGCTATACATTTTCGACCTCGACGGTACGCTCGTCGATTCCGCCAACGGACTCGTCGTATCCTACAGGAAAGCCCTTGATAAAATGGGGCTATTGTACGACGAGTCTTGTCTGGCTGAATTCACCCGTGAGCCGCTCTACGCCACGTTCAGCAGGTTCGAACGCCCTGGAATAGACTATAAGACGTTCGAAGAGGTCATGTTCGACGAGTACCGGCTTTCGCTCGACCCGAACAGCTTCCCTTTCCCCGACACCCGTTATGCGCTGCAGAGAATCGCCGACGAGGGCCTCCCGATGTGTGTGGCCACCCGCAGCTCGAGCAAAAGGGCCAGGAACGTCATGACGATCCACAAGATCATACAATACATCGACCACACCGTGGGATATGACAACGTAGCAAGACAGAAACCCGACCCGGAGTGTCTGAAGGTTTGCATGGCGCATTACAGCATACGCAAGGACGGAGTCCTCTTTGTGGGGGACGGGGAGACCGACATGATGGCGGCGGAAGCGTTCGGGATAGACGGAGCGCTGATTGACCGCAACGATTTAGGCGGGGACTGCAGGTGCACATACAGAATAAAGAGCCTGAGGGAACTGTTTTGA
- a CDS encoding cation transporter, whose amino-acid sequence MRAAFVIENLGCANCAAKMERKISKIQGVRSASVIFMSKKLIIDADETDISRIEMEAGIIVKSIEPDSRLIRG is encoded by the coding sequence ATGAGAGCCGCTTTCGTCATCGAGAACCTTGGGTGCGCGAACTGCGCAGCCAAGATGGAAAGGAAGATCTCCAAAATACAAGGCGTTAGATCCGCGTCCGTAATATTCATGTCCAAAAAGCTGATCATCGATGCCGACGAAACAGATATCAGCCGAATAGAGATGGAGGCCGGAATCATAGTCAAAAGTATAGAGCCGGACTCCAGATTGATAAGGGGTTGA
- a CDS encoding rubredoxin: MKYECLLCGYIYDDSKEDVPFSELPDDWVCPDCGSQKSDFEYCED; the protein is encoded by the coding sequence ATGAAGTACGAGTGCTTGCTCTGTGGCTATATCTATGACGATAGCAAGGAAGACGTTCCGTTCAGCGAACTTCCCGATGATTGGGTCTGCCCGGACTGCGGTTCCCAGAAATCAGATTTCGAATACTGCGAAGACTGA
- a CDS encoding tetratricopeptide repeat protein translates to MNSEEAAELCREAVMYMTGTGGYERRPDEAARIFSAVADEGFSQGIFGLAEILMVGYGATQDQERAKGLYEKAASTGHVESSFRLGMIYTGDYGLPADPEASYKHFLVAAEAGMLEAFAYVAEYLFNGYGTERDMRAAFRWFLRSAEANDVVSMFKAGYMYEEGVGTEKDQDKASELFRRSAEEGLPEAQMKMAELSFSGRIPGGEDEAFRWYSKAADAGITTAKVSLGTLHYEGRGTQRNLEKAYELYSQASDEGDADASFLKGRMEIQGTGTDCDPDRGLKSMSKAAEQGSEEAKQLLEELRRAQNTQFICIDGNGKD, encoded by the coding sequence ATGAATTCCGAAGAAGCAGCGGAGCTTTGCCGCGAAGCTGTAATGTATATGACGGGAACAGGAGGATACGAGAGACGTCCGGACGAGGCGGCCCGTATCTTCTCAGCGGTCGCCGATGAGGGATTTTCCCAGGGGATCTTCGGTCTAGCCGAGATACTCATGGTAGGTTACGGAGCCACCCAAGACCAAGAGCGCGCCAAGGGGCTGTATGAAAAGGCGGCTTCAACGGGGCACGTAGAATCCAGCTTCAGATTGGGTATGATCTACACGGGCGATTACGGGCTTCCAGCGGACCCCGAGGCGTCCTACAAGCATTTTTTGGTGGCCGCCGAGGCAGGGATGCTCGAGGCCTTTGCTTATGTAGCCGAGTATCTGTTCAACGGCTACGGGACAGAGAGGGACATGCGCGCAGCCTTCAGATGGTTCCTAAGGTCGGCAGAGGCCAATGACGTGGTGTCGATGTTCAAGGCCGGCTACATGTATGAGGAAGGGGTCGGTACGGAAAAGGACCAGGATAAGGCGTCCGAGCTTTTCAGACGTTCAGCGGAAGAGGGCCTTCCCGAGGCGCAGATGAAGATGGCGGAACTCTCGTTTTCAGGCAGGATCCCGGGAGGTGAAGATGAGGCTTTCAGATGGTATTCCAAGGCAGCCGATGCCGGTATTACCACTGCGAAAGTAAGTTTGGGGACCCTGCACTACGAGGGCAGAGGCACCCAGAGGAATCTGGAGAAGGCTTACGAGCTCTATTCCCAAGCGTCCGATGAAGGAGATGCCGACGCATCGTTCCTTAAAGGCAGGATGGAGATCCAGGGCACAGGAACGGACTGCGACCCCGACAGGGGACTAAAGTCCATGTCCAAGGCCGCCGAGCAAGGTAGCGAGGAGGCAAAGCAACTGCTGGAAGAGCTTCGGAGGGCACAGAACACCCAGTTCATCTGCATCGACGGTAACGGTAAGGATTGA
- a CDS encoding SMR family transporter: protein MKFSNEKNKGWTLILISAVCEIIWAICIDFTQGLRVMTWNAVVVLFLAISVVLLSMSIKTGIHLSTAYAVWTGIGIVGTVVISAIMGLDVITAMTMVGLVLIIAGSVGLKTVD, encoded by the coding sequence ATGAAATTCTCCAACGAGAAGAACAAGGGCTGGACGCTCATCCTGATCTCGGCAGTGTGCGAGATAATCTGGGCAATATGCATCGATTTTACGCAAGGCCTCAGAGTAATGACATGGAACGCGGTCGTTGTGCTGTTCCTGGCGATCAGCGTGGTCCTTCTTTCGATGAGCATAAAGACCGGTATCCATCTTAGCACTGCCTACGCAGTCTGGACGGGCATCGGAATCGTAGGCACGGTCGTAATATCGGCGATCATGGGGCTGGACGTTATCACCGCCATGACGATGGTAGGACTTGTGCTGATAATAGCAGGCTCCGTGGGACTGAAAACTGTGGACTGA
- a CDS encoding SMR family transporter: MDVAWIYLIAASLLEPVWVICLEKSDNFKNLKWSFWFIVSIFLCLWLLALAVEDIGPGISYTVLAGIGSVLTVAAGITLYKETASFKRIIFIVMIIIGIIVVRLSTGGVL; this comes from the coding sequence ATGGATGTTGCATGGATATATCTTATCGCAGCCAGTCTGCTTGAGCCCGTTTGGGTGATATGTTTAGAAAAATCTGATAATTTCAAAAACCTTAAGTGGAGCTTTTGGTTCATTGTTTCAATATTCCTCTGTCTTTGGCTACTCGCACTCGCCGTCGAAGATATTGGTCCCGGAATATCTTACACGGTCCTTGCCGGAATCGGTTCCGTTCTTACGGTCGCTGCCGGAATAACGCTCTATAAAGAGACCGCCAGTTTCAAAAGAATAATATTCATCGTCATGATAATAATCGGTATAATTGTCGTCCGCCTCTCCACGGGAGGAGTATTATGA
- a CDS encoding heavy metal translocating P-type ATPase, translated as MAVLITAYAIAGYVVAISAAKSLRYGMILDENFLTIIASAGAFIIGASVEGAAVILFFCVGELFEEAAVQKTRKSISELVEMQPVSVRVVRNGYELAVKPEDVAIGEHFVVLPGERIPIDGTILSGSSSLDTKALTGESMPRDVAPGESALSGCINMTGTLVIRADREYSDSAVARVLAMVEESGSRKAKTEKFITTFAKYYTPAVVAAAIIVATVPTLLFGLPSDIWVYRALVFLVVSCPCALVISVPLTFFCGVGRASKSGILINGGDVMDRLALVDTVVVDKTGTVTKGSFDFSGIHAYGVTEDDLLEYAAKSEYHSDHPISAAIIGRYGRVIDPEDIGESVNIAGKGIRTEVNGHTVHTGNARLMREIGIEPCGTHDGVTNIHVAIDSTYGGHISISDEPKDDSAEAIREMRELGVKDVIMLTGDNRTSASRVAEIVGITNVHSELLPEDKLDRLEDYLGLENRSGSLAYVGDGINDAPSIARADVGVAMGGIGSDSAVEAADVVIMNDSLRKLPEAIRISRRTRKIAYQNIVFSLGFKFAALGLATFGLAGMWFAIFADVGVAAIAIVNGTRAYGRFL; from the coding sequence ATGGCCGTTCTCATAACAGCTTATGCGATTGCAGGCTATGTTGTGGCCATCTCCGCGGCAAAGAGCCTCCGTTACGGCATGATACTCGACGAGAACTTCCTGACCATCATCGCTTCCGCCGGCGCTTTCATCATCGGTGCAAGCGTCGAAGGTGCGGCGGTAATACTATTCTTCTGCGTCGGGGAGCTGTTCGAAGAGGCCGCTGTACAAAAAACAAGAAAGTCCATCTCCGAACTGGTAGAGATGCAGCCTGTTTCAGTAAGAGTGGTCAGGAACGGTTATGAGCTCGCCGTCAAACCGGAGGACGTCGCTATAGGCGAACATTTCGTAGTGCTTCCCGGGGAACGTATCCCGATAGACGGAACCATACTGTCCGGCTCTTCGTCTCTGGATACTAAAGCGCTCACCGGCGAGTCGATGCCGAGGGACGTCGCTCCCGGGGAATCCGCCCTAAGCGGATGCATAAATATGACTGGCACCCTTGTGATAAGGGCGGACAGAGAATACTCTGATTCAGCGGTCGCACGCGTCCTTGCAATGGTCGAGGAGTCGGGGTCGAGAAAAGCAAAGACAGAGAAGTTCATAACCACTTTTGCAAAGTACTACACGCCCGCTGTCGTCGCTGCCGCAATTATAGTTGCGACCGTTCCGACGCTTTTGTTTGGACTACCTTCCGACATATGGGTCTATCGCGCGCTGGTGTTCCTTGTGGTTTCCTGCCCATGCGCCCTTGTCATATCTGTGCCGCTGACGTTTTTCTGCGGGGTAGGACGTGCCTCAAAATCCGGCATCCTGATCAACGGAGGGGATGTAATGGATAGGCTGGCACTAGTAGATACAGTCGTGGTGGACAAAACCGGCACCGTTACCAAAGGATCGTTCGACTTCAGCGGCATCCATGCTTACGGAGTCACAGAGGACGACCTGCTGGAGTATGCCGCGAAATCGGAGTATCACTCGGACCATCCGATATCCGCGGCGATAATAGGCCGCTACGGACGCGTTATCGACCCTGAGGATATCGGAGAATCGGTGAACATAGCAGGAAAGGGCATAAGGACCGAGGTCAACGGACACACTGTTCACACGGGGAATGCCAGGCTCATGCGGGAAATAGGCATAGAACCGTGCGGCACACACGATGGCGTTACCAATATACACGTCGCGATCGACAGCACGTACGGCGGCCATATTTCCATATCGGACGAGCCGAAGGACGATTCCGCCGAAGCCATCCGCGAGATGAGGGAGCTGGGCGTGAAGGACGTGATAATGCTGACCGGCGACAACAGAACATCGGCCAGCCGGGTGGCGGAAATCGTCGGAATAACGAACGTCCACAGCGAACTGCTTCCGGAGGACAAACTGGACAGGCTTGAAGATTATCTCGGACTCGAAAACAGATCGGGTTCCCTGGCATATGTCGGAGACGGCATCAACGACGCGCCTTCGATAGCAAGGGCCGATGTCGGAGTGGCAATGGGGGGCATAGGTTCCGACAGCGCAGTAGAGGCAGCGGACGTGGTCATAATGAACGATTCCCTCAGGAAGCTGCCGGAGGCCATCAGAATATCAAGGAGGACACGAAAAATCGCATACCAGAACATTGTTTTCTCACTGGGGTTCAAATTTGCCGCACTGGGACTTGCCACTTTCGGCCTGGCCGGGATGTGGTTTGCAATATTCGCCGACGTTGGGGTTGCAGCGATAGCCATCGTAAACGGTACCAGAGCTTACGGGAGATTCCTATGA